Below is a genomic region from Persicimonas caeni.
CGAGTACTTCGCAGGCGGCACCGTGCCCATTCGACTGGGCTTCCAGCGCCAGCAGTTCAGCGACCAGAACTTTTTGACCGGCGGCCTGGGCGTGCGTCTGCAGACCGCCGGCCTCGACGGCGGGTTTCGCATGGACCTGAACGACACGGACAACTTTTATGCCAACGGGTCGGTGTCGATTTACTTCTGAAAAATTCCCCTCCTGCTGTAAGTCCGAACCCTCCACAATCGATCGTTGAGTTTTGCCCTCAGATCTCTAGAGTCGACTTCGCTACACGTCGCCGAGCACCACGGTGCTTCCCGCTCAGATGTGGTTCTGAGGGCGATGGTGGTTGACGGGCGGAAAAAGGTGAGCATTTTGCATTGATATGCCTGCATATCTTTGAAACCTGCCCACCGCCAATGCATCACATGGAATGCCAGAACTGCGTATGACGTTTCCGGCTATGTTGTATGTGATGGATTGTGACCGAGAGCAGTCCCACTCGTTGTACCAAATGTGAAAAGCAAATTAGCACGCGCATCCCCACAGGCGCTCCGCAGTGGAGCCGTGGCGATGGGTGGCGCTTTTCCTCCTTATCTCGAACGAGGGGCGTACCAGACATGACAACCGAACGAATTCCAACGAGCGAAGAAGCCAACGTCGAAGTGATCCTTGGTCAAGAGGATCAAGGCGTCGATATACGAAAGGAGCGCTTGGACGACGTCTCCAAGATCTTTGGTGACTTGAGCCTGCCCCTGATGAAGGGGAGCAAGGTACCGGAGATGACCGCCAAGACCGATCCGCTGACGGTGTATCTGGCCCGACTCAACTACGTCGAGCCGCTGCCGGCGGAAAAGCAACAGGAGTTGGCCGAACGCTTCGTCGAGCATGGCGATCTCAACGCCGCCAAAATGCTCATTTTGACCAACCTTCGGCTGGTGGTGAAGCTGGCTAGGGAGTACCAGCGCCGCTGGACGAACCTGCTCGACCTGATCCAGGAGGGCAACGTTGGCCTGTCCGAGGCGGTCAAGCGCTACGACCCGTATCGAGGGGTCAAGTTTACGAGCTACGCGCAGTATTGGATCCGCGCGATGATCCTCAACTACCTGATGAACCACCTGCATCCGGTCAAAATCGGCAGCTCGCGCGCCGGACGCAAGTTGTTCTACAACCTCAAGAAGACGCGTCGACAACTCATCAAAAAGGGCCACGAGCCCACCCCGCAGCTGATCGCCGACTACCTCGACGTCGACCCCAAAGAGGTCGTGAGGGTGGCCGCGCAACTCGACGCACCGCCGGTCTTCTTGGACGCACAGGCCCCGGGCCACGAGAAGACCACCGTCGGCGAGTTGATGGAGTCGGACACCATCGACCCGGAATCGGCCTGCGCCGAGTACGATCTGTCGAGTCAGATCCGCGACGCCATCGAGTCTTTTGGTGCGAATATCGAAGACGATCGCGAGCGCGCCATCTGGCACGAGCGCATGATCGCCGAAGAGCCCAAGAGCCTGGTGTCGCTGGGCGACGAGTGGGGCGTCTCCAAGGAGCGCATCCGCCAGGTCGAGGTGCAGATCCGCGAGAACTTCAAGCAGTACCTGCTCGGCCGCCTGGGCGACGACGTCCAGATCGACTGGCTGGAGTCACTCGGCTAGGAACTCAAAAGCGTAGGCCTTGCAGAGCTGCAACGCCTGCTACTAGGGGCGAGGGCTAGAAGACGCCCTCGCGGAACAGCCATTAGAGAGTCGTGCAAATAACCACATAAGTGACAACCGTACGGCTCCCTAGCGGTCCGCGCCGCAGTGCAGGCGCCCCTAATAGCAGGCGCCTCGCCTCTGCAAGGCGTCACTTTTCACAAAGTCCTCCCTCTCTCAAAACTCCCAAATCACCTGCACCGACGACCCATCCGCCCCGATCGCCGGCGTCACCGCAAAGGCCGTGTCGTCGTCCTCGACGGGCGCCTGCGAGTAGGCGTCGTCGTTGAGGTACCACAAGGTGGCGGCGGTCAGCCCGCCAATGGCTAGCGCGCCGCCCACCCAGGTCATCGCACCGTAGAATTGCTTGTTCTCGTGGGTGGCGTTGTAATCGGCCGGTCGCGGCTGCCCTTCGGCCTTCAGCGCGTTGTAGTACTCGAGCTGGTCACTCGCCTCGGAGTATTCGTCGTAGCTCAACCAGGCGCCCACGCCCGACAAGACGCTCGCACCGGCCAGGAGGAGCGGCCCGGTGGGAAAGAAGTAGTAGGCGTCGTCGTCCTCGAGCTTCGCCTCTTTGGCCAGCGAGTAACTCAGCGACAGGGTCTCGCCTTCGGCCACCTCGACGGTCTCCTCGACCGTTTTGTAGCCTTCCTTTTTGACGATCACTTTGTAGGTGCCCGGCGAAATGGGAACCTCCAGGGGCGTGGTGCCCGACGCACCGTTGACCGTCTCGTTGATGTAGACGGTGGCGACGGCCGGGTTCGACTTGATGCGCAGCACGCTCTGCTTGTCGGCCAGGCGCTTCTCGAGGACCTTGATCGTCTGCTCGATGCGCCCGCGCTTTTTGGTGTCGGGGCGCTCCTGCAAAAAGCTTCGGTAGAAGCTGATCGCGTCTTTGTCGTTGCCGAGCTTCTCGTGCGACAGCGCAATCCGGTAGAGCAGGTTCGGGTGGGCGTACAGTTCGTAGGCGTCCTGAAAGTAGCGCAGCGAGCGTTCGAACTCGCCGCGTTCGTAGGCGGCTTGGCCGGCCTCCATCAAGCTCGTCAGCTCGCGCTTTTCCGACGCCGACAGCTTTGGGGGCGACTGCGCGTAGAGGGGCCCCGGGCAGACCAACCCCGCAGCAACCGAGAAAACCAACATCGAGCAAAGGGTTTTGGGTACCATTGGGCTACTCGGCATTCATCAAGTTCTGGAACTGCTGATCGAGGTTCGGCTCGGTCTCGGGTTTCGGCGCGGGCTTTGGTTTGGGTTTTGGTTCCAGCTCCGGCTCCGGTTTGGGTTCCGGCTCCGGCTTCGTAGCCGTGACCGTCTCCGTCTCCGGCTTCGTCTCCGGCTTCGTGGCCGTGACCGTCTCCGTCTCCGGCTTCGTGGCCGTGACCGGCTCCGGCTCCGTCTCCGGCTTCGTGTCCGTGCCCGGTTCCGGCTCCGTGCCCGTGCCCGTGACCGTGACCGGTTCCGTCTCCGTAGCCGTGACCGTCTCTGTCTCCGTGCCCGTGACCGTCTCCGTGCCCGTGACCGTCTCCGTGCCCGTGACCGTCCCCGTCTCCTCACTCGACCGATTCAGACTCAAGTAGACTAGCACGCCCGCCGCGATCACCAGCACGACCATTATTGCCGCCGCAATCCTCGTCAGCGTTTTCGTCGACAACGCTGACTTTCTGGCCGGGTCGGTCTCCGCCGCAGACGCCGCCTGCGCAAACTCCGCCGACGCCTCGACTTCGTCGGTGCGCCCGTCTGCGACCTGCGTGCGCACGCTGGGTCCGTCGGACGCGGGCGCCGCCTTCCCCGCGCCCACGGCCACCCGCTCGGCGTTCGGCTCGGTCGTGGCGCGCGTCATCGGTGTGGTCGGCGCGGCCTCCTCGAAGACGGTGTCGTGGGGCATCTCGTTGACCAATTCGTCACTGTCGAGCGCTTCGGTCGGGGCGAACTCGTCGCTGTCGGCGTTGGGAAAGAGCGCCGATTCTTTGACCAGCCCGAGCGTGTTGCCCGGGGTGCCGCCGGTGTTCATCGCCGGCAAGATCCAGGCATCGAAGTCCTCGGGCGTCTCGAGCTTGTGGTCGACACGCACCGGCTCGAGGCGCAACTGGGCACGCAGCGCGTCTATACGCTCGCGCACTTCGCGCGCCGAGGCAGGGCGCGCGCTGACCTTTTTGGCCATCATCTCGATGACGAGCGCCTCGAGCTCGTCGGGCAGCGCCCCGCGCGGCACTCGCTCTAGCAGTGAGGGGGGCTCCTCTTGGATGTGCTTGAGCATCACCTGCAGGCTGCTGTCGCCGCGAAACGGCGGCTTGCCCGAGAGCATCTCGTAGAGGACGACCCCCAGCGAGTACAGATCGGTGCGCGCGTCCACCGGCTGCTCGCGCGACTGCTCGGGCGCCATGTAGGCGGGCGTGCCGCAGATCATCCCCGTCTGCGTCAGTCGAGTGTCGCCGCTGAGCGCCCGCGCGATGCCAAAATCGAGCACTTTGGCCTGCAGAGTGCCGTCACTTCGTGCGCCCAGCAGCAGGTTTTCGGGCTTGAGGTCGCGGTGAATGATGCCGGCGGCGTGCGGTTCGGTCAGCGCCCCCAACACTTGGTAGGCGATCTCGAGGGCGAAGTTGGCGCGCAGCCGGCCGAGCCGAAGCAGATCGCCCAGGCTGACTCCCTCGACGAGCTCCATGACCAAGTAGAGCAGGTCGCGCTGAGCGTCTTGGCCGAATTCGATGAGCCGCACGATATTGGGGTGGGTCAACCCGCTGATCAGTTTCGCCTCGCGGAAGAACCGCTCGATGGCGACTTCGCGCTCGACAAATTCGGCCTTGAGCACCTTGATGGCCACCTGGCGGCCCACCGAGAGCTGCTCGCCTCGGTATACTGCGCCCATGCCGCCCTGTCCGATGAGCTCGTCGATACGAAAGCGCTCGTCGAGGACGACCCCCAGCAGCGGGTCTTCGCCAGGGTCGAGCCGATACAAACGCGTGCCGTCATCAGGGCATACCCCCACCGAATTATCGTAGGTCGTGCGACACTCGGGGCAGTACATTTGCATCAAAGGAACTGGCTAGGTGGATGAGGTGTGGCTGGGTCATGCTATTACGCCCCTGCCGGCTGGGTCAATCTGGACGTCAGGTACCTTCCATTGACCTTGTGTGTTGAAACGATTAACAAAGTTGGCTGTTCACAGCACGGGGCAGTGAAATGTTGCCCCCCAGCGGCCCGTTTCTGGAAACGTGGTCGCGCGCAAAAGCTTCAAGGAGATCTCCGATATGACTAGTTCCGTTGTCGATATGCCGAAAGGCTTCATGAATACAGGGTTGCCGCTCTTCTCTGACCTCGAGTACAAGGTCGCCGAGATGAGCCCCGAGATGGTGCGCTTTGGCCGCAAAGAGATCGAGTTGGCCGAAGAAGAGATGCCCGGGCTGATGGCGCTTCGCGAGCGCTACGCCGATTCGCAGCCGCTTGCCGGCGCGCGCATCATGGGCTCGCTGCACATGACCATCCAGACGGCCGTGCTCATCGAGACGCTCGTCGCGCTGGGCGCCGAGGTGCGCTGGGTGTCGTGCAACATCTTCTCGACCCAGGACCACGCTGCCGCCGCAGTCGTCGCCGGTCCCGACGGCACCGCCGACGACCCCAAGGGTCCGGCTGTGTACGCCTGGAAAGGCGAGTCCATCGAAGAGTACTGGTGGTGCACCTTCCAGGCGCTTCGTTGGCCGGACGGCGAAGGCCCGAACCTGATCCTCGACGACGGTGGCGACGCCACCATGATGGTCCACCTGGGCGAAGAGTACGAGCGCGCCGGAAGCGTGCCGTCGGCCGAAGACGCCGACACCAAGGACGTTCAGGTCGTGCGTACGCTTCTGGCCGAGGTCCAGGGCGTCGAGGCGTCGATGTGGAGCGACATGGCTCCGGGCATCAAGGGCGTCAGCGAAGAGACGACCACCGGTGTGCACCGTCTGTACCAGATGAAGAAAGACGGCACGCTGCTGTTCCCGGCGATCAACGTCAACGACTCGGTCACCAAGTCGAAGTTCGACAACATCTACGGCTGCCGCCACTCGCTGGTCGACGCGATCATGCGCGCCACCGACGTGATGCTCGCCGGCAAGCGCGCGCTGGTCTGCGGCTACGGTGACGTGGGCAAGGGCAGCGTCGAGTCGCTCATCGGCCAGAAGTGCAAGGTCGCCACCAGCGAGATCGACCCGATCTGTGCGCTGCAGGCCACCATGCACGGCCTCGACGTGCTCACCGTCGAAGACGCCATCGAGCGCGACTTCGACATCTACGTGACGGCGACCGGCAACAAGGACGTCATCACCGCCGAGCACATGAAGCAGATGAAGCACAACGCCATCGTCTGCAACATCGGCCACTTCGACAACGAGATCGAGATGGCCGGCCTCGAGAAGATGCGCGAGACGGGCGAAGTCGAAAAGATCGAGATCAAGCCGCAGGTCCACGAGTGGCGCTTCGAAGATGGCCACTCGGTGATCATCTTGGCCGAAGGCCGCCTGGTCAACCTGGGCTGCGCCACCGGTCACCCCAGCTTCGTCATGTCGGCTTCGTTCACCAACCAGGTGCTCGCGCAGATGGAGCTGTTCGAGAACGCCGAAGACTACGGCACCGACGTCATCACGCTGCCCAAAGAGCTCGACGAGGAGGTCGCTCGACTCCACCTCGACAAGCTCGGCGCCAACCTGACCGAGATGACTGAAGAGCAGGCCTCCTATATCGGTGTGGCCAAAGAAGGTCCGTACAAGCCGGACTACTACCGCTACTAAGTCGCAACGCGTCGGATAGAAGTTCGAGACCCCGGGGGCCGGTCAGGCCTCCGGGGTTTTTTTGTGGCGTAGTTGTTGTCGTGCCGAAGGCGAAGATGGGAAACAAAGCGCAGGGCATCACCGAAATGTTCTTCGCGTCTCGTTGTTACCCAGAGTAGACGTATGTGCTAGGCTTGGCACGGTGCCAAGCAGTCGCCGCCTGTGGAGTAAACGCATGAAATTGGACAAGAAAAGCCTCCCTGCTGTCGCAAGCCTCGAAGATGGGGAGTCAGTACAGCTGCTGCAGGCTGTACAGGCGGCGGCGCGATTGGGCTACTGGATTTGGACGCCCGAGAGTGGAGAGGTGGTCTTGTCCTCCCACCTGTGCGAGATGCTCGGGCTCGAGCCGCGCGAGGTGGTGCTGAACGACCTCGAAAAGTGGCTCACCTTTGTGCATCCCGACGATGACGAGCGCGTGGCTCGCAGTCTCGAGAGCATCGTGGCAGACGTGGCCGCACCGTTCGAGATCACCCATCGCTTGGCGAGTTCTGACGAGACGGAGTCACGCCACATCCGTCTGCGCGGATGGCAGACCTTTTCGGGCGCCGACGGCCAAGAGCGGTGGGTCGCATCGGTGCAAGACGTCTCCGAAGAGATGCGCGAGAGCGAATTGCTGCGCAACGAGCATT
It encodes:
- a CDS encoding sigma-70 family RNA polymerase sigma factor codes for the protein MTTERIPTSEEANVEVILGQEDQGVDIRKERLDDVSKIFGDLSLPLMKGSKVPEMTAKTDPLTVYLARLNYVEPLPAEKQQELAERFVEHGDLNAAKMLILTNLRLVVKLAREYQRRWTNLLDLIQEGNVGLSEAVKRYDPYRGVKFTSYAQYWIRAMILNYLMNHLHPVKIGSSRAGRKLFYNLKKTRRQLIKKGHEPTPQLIADYLDVDPKEVVRVAAQLDAPPVFLDAQAPGHEKTTVGELMESDTIDPESACAEYDLSSQIRDAIESFGANIEDDRERAIWHERMIAEEPKSLVSLGDEWGVSKERIRQVEVQIRENFKQYLLGRLGDDVQIDWLESLG
- a CDS encoding PEGA domain-containing protein, with the protein product MVPKTLCSMLVFSVAAGLVCPGPLYAQSPPKLSASEKRELTSLMEAGQAAYERGEFERSLRYFQDAYELYAHPNLLYRIALSHEKLGNDKDAISFYRSFLQERPDTKKRGRIEQTIKVLEKRLADKQSVLRIKSNPAVATVYINETVNGASGTTPLEVPISPGTYKVIVKKEGYKTVEETVEVAEGETLSLSYSLAKEAKLEDDDAYYFFPTGPLLLAGASVLSGVGAWLSYDEYSEASDQLEYYNALKAEGQPRPADYNATHENKQFYGAMTWVGGALAIGGLTAATLWYLNDDAYSQAPVEDDDTAFAVTPAIGADGSSVQVIWEF
- a CDS encoding serine/threonine-protein kinase, with amino-acid sequence MQMYCPECRTTYDNSVGVCPDDGTRLYRLDPGEDPLLGVVLDERFRIDELIGQGGMGAVYRGEQLSVGRQVAIKVLKAEFVEREVAIERFFREAKLISGLTHPNIVRLIEFGQDAQRDLLYLVMELVEGVSLGDLLRLGRLRANFALEIAYQVLGALTEPHAAGIIHRDLKPENLLLGARSDGTLQAKVLDFGIARALSGDTRLTQTGMICGTPAYMAPEQSREQPVDARTDLYSLGVVLYEMLSGKPPFRGDSSLQVMLKHIQEEPPSLLERVPRGALPDELEALVIEMMAKKVSARPASAREVRERIDALRAQLRLEPVRVDHKLETPEDFDAWILPAMNTGGTPGNTLGLVKESALFPNADSDEFAPTEALDSDELVNEMPHDTVFEEAAPTTPMTRATTEPNAERVAVGAGKAAPASDGPSVRTQVADGRTDEVEASAEFAQAASAAETDPARKSALSTKTLTRIAAAIMVVLVIAAGVLVYLSLNRSSEETGTVTGTETVTGTETVTGTETETVTATETEPVTVTGTGTEPEPGTDTKPETEPEPVTATKPETETVTATKPETKPETETVTATKPEPEPKPEPELEPKPKPKPAPKPETEPNLDQQFQNLMNAE
- the ahcY gene encoding adenosylhomocysteinase yields the protein MTSSVVDMPKGFMNTGLPLFSDLEYKVAEMSPEMVRFGRKEIELAEEEMPGLMALRERYADSQPLAGARIMGSLHMTIQTAVLIETLVALGAEVRWVSCNIFSTQDHAAAAVVAGPDGTADDPKGPAVYAWKGESIEEYWWCTFQALRWPDGEGPNLILDDGGDATMMVHLGEEYERAGSVPSAEDADTKDVQVVRTLLAEVQGVEASMWSDMAPGIKGVSEETTTGVHRLYQMKKDGTLLFPAINVNDSVTKSKFDNIYGCRHSLVDAIMRATDVMLAGKRALVCGYGDVGKGSVESLIGQKCKVATSEIDPICALQATMHGLDVLTVEDAIERDFDIYVTATGNKDVITAEHMKQMKHNAIVCNIGHFDNEIEMAGLEKMRETGEVEKIEIKPQVHEWRFEDGHSVIILAEGRLVNLGCATGHPSFVMSASFTNQVLAQMELFENAEDYGTDVITLPKELDEEVARLHLDKLGANLTEMTEEQASYIGVAKEGPYKPDYYRY